One window of Jannaschia sp. CCS1 genomic DNA carries:
- a CDS encoding carbohydrate ABC transporter permease, protein MNRATPYMFIAPAALIMILALFYPIGYMIWGSFRDWDPSQNISETEFVGLQNYVRLWMDPSFWESFSVTLIFAFVVVTAEMVIGVGLALLLDRNIRGMSVLRTLFILPMMIAPVVVGLVWRFMYHQTYGTFNRFLEWAGETWLGGLLGLGTVDWLGQNPLLSVIIADIWQWTPFIFILSLAALQSLPRSALEAARIDGATGWQQVIYIKLPLMAPVLIVTMLLRLIDAFKVLEVILVLTGGGPGLSTEILALRIARTAREFRELGEASAMSIYLLMMLMILTFFMFGFTRWQEARARKIKYAAEQEG, encoded by the coding sequence GTGAACCGCGCAACCCCATATATGTTCATAGCTCCAGCCGCGCTGATCATGATCCTCGCGCTGTTCTACCCCATTGGCTACATGATCTGGGGCAGCTTCCGCGACTGGGATCCAAGCCAGAACATCTCGGAGACGGAATTTGTCGGCCTCCAGAACTATGTCAGGTTGTGGATGGACCCCAGCTTCTGGGAAAGCTTCTCCGTCACCCTGATTTTTGCCTTTGTCGTTGTCACTGCCGAGATGGTGATCGGCGTGGGCCTCGCGCTTTTGCTAGACCGCAACATTCGCGGCATGTCCGTCCTGCGCACGCTGTTCATCCTGCCGATGATGATCGCCCCCGTCGTCGTGGGCCTCGTGTGGCGCTTCATGTATCACCAGACCTACGGCACCTTTAACCGCTTCCTCGAATGGGCGGGAGAGACCTGGTTGGGCGGCCTGTTGGGCCTCGGCACGGTCGACTGGTTGGGCCAGAATCCGCTTCTTTCGGTCATAATCGCCGACATCTGGCAATGGACCCCGTTCATCTTCATCCTGTCACTGGCGGCCCTGCAATCGCTGCCCCGCTCCGCGCTGGAGGCCGCGCGCATTGACGGCGCGACGGGCTGGCAGCAAGTCATCTACATCAAGCTGCCCCTGATGGCGCCGGTCCTGATCGTCACCATGCTGTTGCGCCTGATCGACGCCTTCAAGGTCCTTGAGGTGATCCTTGTCCTCACCGGCGGTGGACCCGGCCTAAGCACCGAAATCCTTGCCCTGCGCATTGCCCGCACAGCCCGGGAGTTCCGGGAGTTGGGGGAGGCCTCGGCCATGTCGATCTATCTTCTGATGATGCTGATGATCCTTACGTTTTTCATGTTTGGCTTCACCCGCTGGCAGGAGGCCCGCGCGCGCAAGATCAAATATGCCGCCGAGCAGGAGGGTTAA
- a CDS encoding extracellular solute-binding protein produces the protein MLKTLMTSTMIAGVAFTGAALADGHGGPYAPYAGETLIVNFPAHPHYNAVLEVLPQFTEETGIEVEVDMLPYLDMRERQTLELSLDEGAYDLIAYVVFSKADYVYADQVYNLAPFFMNPRLANPDYDAEDLIDGYVQNIGVAGGERGYLPGPTGSLYGLPFGSETSVMYYRTDVFEELGLEPATDYDTLLEQACMIPEQVDGMGGVASRAASGHQASHAFLLHLAPLGGRVFGDGWEPTINSPEGVAAAEALRTIVECGPEGSSAFGPSEAANAFAQGQAAMFIDSIAFAGTFEDESRSQVAGNVGWAPHPCAEQCASQTGGFGLAIPRNGANPEAAFLLMQWLTSREGDLAVAMAGGNPSRFSTYANEELNAQYPWSATFGEALADADPDWRPIIPPWGRINADIGTTMSQVLTEGLDPQEALDGIAERTRTLMEEEGYYTWQ, from the coding sequence ATGCTGAAGACCTTAATGACATCCACAATGATCGCGGGGGTTGCCTTCACAGGTGCTGCCCTCGCGGACGGGCATGGGGGCCCCTACGCCCCCTATGCGGGGGAGACACTGATCGTGAACTTCCCGGCGCACCCCCATTACAACGCCGTGCTGGAGGTTCTGCCCCAGTTCACCGAGGAAACCGGGATCGAGGTTGAGGTGGACATGCTGCCCTACCTTGACATGCGCGAGCGTCAGACGCTCGAGCTGAGCCTCGACGAAGGCGCCTATGACCTGATCGCCTATGTGGTGTTCTCCAAGGCCGACTACGTCTACGCGGACCAGGTTTACAACCTTGCGCCATTCTTCATGAACCCGCGTCTGGCCAATCCGGACTACGATGCCGAAGACCTGATCGACGGCTACGTCCAGAACATCGGCGTGGCCGGTGGCGAGCGTGGCTATCTGCCGGGTCCCACGGGGTCGCTCTACGGTCTGCCGTTCGGGTCCGAGACATCGGTGATGTATTATCGCACGGACGTGTTTGAAGAGCTGGGTCTTGAACCTGCCACGGACTATGACACGCTGCTGGAGCAGGCCTGCATGATCCCTGAGCAGGTGGACGGCATGGGCGGTGTTGCGTCCCGCGCGGCCTCTGGCCACCAGGCCTCCCACGCGTTCCTGCTGCACCTGGCGCCCTTGGGCGGCCGCGTGTTCGGTGACGGATGGGAGCCGACCATCAACTCCCCCGAAGGTGTTGCGGCTGCAGAAGCCCTGCGCACCATCGTTGAGTGCGGTCCTGAAGGATCGTCCGCGTTCGGTCCAAGCGAGGCGGCCAATGCCTTCGCCCAAGGGCAAGCCGCGATGTTCATCGACAGCATCGCTTTTGCGGGCACGTTTGAGGACGAAAGCCGCAGCCAGGTGGCAGGCAATGTCGGGTGGGCCCCGCATCCCTGTGCGGAGCAATGCGCCTCCCAGACGGGCGGGTTCGGTCTTGCGATCCCCCGCAATGGCGCCAACCCCGAAGCGGCATTCCTGCTGATGCAATGGCTGACCTCCCGTGAGGGCGATCTGGCCGTGGCCATGGCCGGTGGTAACCCATCGCGCTTCTCCACCTATGCAAATGAAGAGCTGAACGCCCAGTACCCCTGGTCCGCGACGTTTGGGGAAGCCTTGGCCGATGCCGATCCCGACTGGCGTCCGATCATCCCGCCATGGGGCCGGATCAACGCCGATATCGGCACCACGATGTCTCAGGTCCTGACCGAGGGTCTTGACCCGCAGGAAGCCCTCGACGGCATCGCGGAGCGTACACGCACGCTGATGGAAGAAGAAGGCTACTATACCTGGCAGTAA